One region of Candidatus Methylomirabilota bacterium genomic DNA includes:
- a CDS encoding ATPase has product MITGNIPRQLAIELHRRLDDAPAVVLLGPRQAGKTTLALAEGEVRGALYLDLESERDRAKLSDPELYLAGQIGRLVILDEVHRTPGLFPVLRGLIDRARRTGHRSGLYLLLGSASLDLLKQSGETLAGRVSYLELTPFSVLEVADAPTYERLWLRGGFPDSFLAQSDARSRRWREDFLRSYLERDIPQFGPRIAAETLRRFWAMLAHHHGSLLNVAQLARNVGVDAKTAAGYIDLLVDLLLVRRLPAWHANLGKRLVKSPKIYVRDSGVLHALVTIDDREALLGHSLAGASWEGFVIENLLTAAPPGVTGHFYRTGGGAEIDLLLAWPDGRLWAVEIKRSLNPRPERGFYAACADLDPARRFVVYPGDETYPIGGDTSAIPLEALARQLAERAA; this is encoded by the coding sequence ATGATTACAGGGAATATCCCACGCCAGCTCGCGATCGAACTGCACCGGCGCCTCGACGATGCACCCGCCGTGGTGCTCCTCGGGCCACGCCAGGCCGGCAAGACGACGCTGGCACTCGCGGAGGGAGAAGTGCGCGGCGCGCTGTACCTCGACCTCGAATCGGAGCGCGATCGGGCCAAGCTGAGCGATCCCGAGCTCTACTTGGCCGGCCAGATCGGGAGGCTGGTGATCCTCGACGAGGTGCATCGGACACCCGGCCTTTTTCCGGTGCTGCGCGGCCTGATCGACCGCGCCCGTCGGACCGGCCACCGCAGCGGGCTCTACCTGCTGCTGGGCTCTGCCTCGCTTGACCTGCTGAAGCAGTCGGGCGAGACCCTGGCGGGGCGCGTCAGCTATCTGGAGTTGACACCGTTCTCGGTTCTGGAGGTGGCGGATGCCCCGACCTACGAGCGCCTCTGGCTGCGCGGCGGCTTTCCCGACAGCTTCCTCGCCCAGAGCGATGCGCGAAGCCGGCGCTGGCGCGAGGATTTCCTCCGCAGTTACCTGGAGCGCGACATCCCACAGTTCGGTCCACGGATCGCCGCCGAGACCCTGCGCCGCTTCTGGGCGATGCTGGCCCACCACCACGGCAGCCTGCTCAACGTAGCGCAACTGGCGCGCAACGTTGGCGTTGACGCCAAGACGGCCGCGGGCTACATCGACCTGTTGGTCGATCTCTTGCTGGTGCGGCGGCTGCCCGCCTGGCATGCCAACCTGGGCAAACGACTGGTTAAGTCGCCCAAGATCTACGTGCGCGACAGCGGCGTGTTGCATGCGCTGGTGACGATCGACGACCGAGAGGCGCTGCTCGGCCATTCGCTGGCCGGGGCCAGTTGGGAGGGATTCGTGATCGAGAACCTGCTCACCGCCGCGCCGCCCGGCGTGACGGGACACTTCTATCGGACCGGCGGGGGCGCCGAGATCGACCTCTTGCTGGCCTGGCCCGACGGCCGCCTGTGGGCCGTCGAGATCAAACGCAGCCTCAACCCCCGACCCGAACGCGGTTTTTACGCGGCCTGCGCCGATCTCGACCCCGCGCGCCGCTTCGTCGTCTACCCGGGCGACGAAACCTACCCGATCGGCGGCGACACCTCGGCGATCCCGCTGGAGGCACTGGCACGGCAATTGGCGGAGCGAGCGGCATAA
- a CDS encoding ribose-5-phosphate isomerase RpiA, producing the protein MSQMALDYIKDGDVVGLGTGRAATAFVRVLGDAVKAGLRVTAVSTSQVTAALATQLRIPLATLEEVSGIDVTFDGADEVDPKLDLIKGYGGAHVREKIVAASSRRLVILVGAEKLVPVLGSRGILPVEVVPFGLSLCRRRLTALGCPPTLREQYGQPVVTDNGNHILDCSISPLSDPAAFEQTILGIPGVVATGLFLGMADTVLVQGGEAVHVQQRGGR; encoded by the coding sequence ATGTCTCAGATGGCCCTCGACTACATCAAGGATGGCGATGTGGTCGGTTTGGGTACCGGACGGGCCGCGACCGCCTTCGTTCGCGTCCTCGGTGATGCGGTCAAGGCCGGCCTACGGGTGACGGCCGTCTCGACATCACAGGTCACCGCCGCGTTGGCGACGCAGCTTAGGATACCGCTGGCGACGCTCGAAGAGGTGTCCGGCATCGACGTGACGTTCGACGGCGCGGATGAGGTCGATCCCAAGCTCGATCTGATCAAGGGGTACGGCGGGGCGCATGTTCGGGAAAAGATTGTGGCCGCCTCGTCACGACGGCTGGTCATCCTGGTGGGGGCCGAAAAGCTGGTGCCGGTCCTGGGGAGCCGCGGCATCCTACCCGTCGAGGTCGTGCCGTTTGGGCTATCCCTCTGCCGACGCCGCTTGACAGCGCTTGGGTGCCCCCCGACACTCCGCGAACAGTATGGACAGCCGGTCGTGACCGACAATGGGAATCACATCCTCGACTGCAGTATCTCGCCGCTCTCCGACCCAGCCGCATTTGAGCAGACGATCCTTGGGATCCCCGGGGTAGTCGCGACGGGGCTGTTCCTCGGGATGGCCGATACGGTCCTGGTGCAGGGCGGCGAGGCGGTCCACGTCCAACAGCGCGGAGGCCGATGA
- a CDS encoding class 1 fructose-bisphosphatase: MMGDPIVSKGVTLARHLLDDRSPLEGDLGALLIKIGAASKLLSREVSRAALHGRLGYTGEVNVQGEQIAQLDLWSNEVFLDALKETGLVCTMVSEEMEAPLHVDRNCLPGSYVVCFDPVDGSSNIDINGTVGTIFSVRHRRGHGREHVATDIVQKGTEQVAAGYVMYGPSTMFVYAAGQSVYGFTWDHTVEDYLLTHPDIRIPKRGKTYSVNCGNYHRWTEPTRRAVDYLSTPDKATGRPYSLRYVGSMVADMHRTLLDGGVFMYPGEAGGGKNANGKLRLLYEVAPMAYIAEQAGGRASTGSERVLDIEPKECHQRVPVVIGSADDVALIEEFYRGKR, from the coding sequence ATGATGGGTGACCCGATAGTCAGCAAAGGCGTGACCTTGGCCCGTCATCTGCTGGATGACCGGTCGCCGCTGGAGGGCGATCTCGGCGCGCTGCTCATCAAGATCGGTGCGGCCTCGAAGCTGCTGTCGCGGGAGGTGAGCCGGGCGGCGCTGCACGGCCGATTGGGCTATACCGGCGAGGTCAACGTGCAGGGGGAGCAGATCGCCCAACTCGATCTCTGGTCGAATGAGGTGTTTCTGGATGCGCTGAAGGAGACCGGTCTGGTCTGCACGATGGTCTCGGAAGAGATGGAGGCGCCGCTGCATGTCGACCGCAACTGCCTTCCCGGAAGCTATGTCGTCTGTTTCGATCCGGTGGATGGCTCGTCGAACATCGACATCAACGGCACCGTGGGGACGATCTTTTCGGTCCGGCACCGGCGTGGTCATGGACGGGAGCATGTGGCGACCGATATTGTGCAGAAGGGGACCGAGCAGGTAGCGGCCGGCTATGTGATGTACGGCCCCAGCACAATGTTCGTCTACGCCGCCGGCCAGTCGGTGTACGGTTTCACGTGGGATCATACGGTGGAGGATTACCTGTTGACCCATCCCGATATCCGGATTCCGAAACGGGGCAAGACCTACAGCGTCAACTGCGGGAACTACCATCGCTGGACCGAGCCGACCCGTCGGGCGGTCGATTATTTGAGCACACCGGACAAAGCGACAGGGCGCCCGTACTCGCTCCGCTATGTGGGATCGATGGTGGCCGACATGCACCGCACACTGCTCGATGGCGGCGTTTTCATGTATCCGGGCGAGGCCGGCGGGGGCAAGAACGCGAACGGGAAGCTCCGACTCCTGTACGAGGTTGCACCGATGGCCTATATCGCAGAACAGGCTGGAGGGCGGGCCAGTACCGGCTCTGAGCGGGTCTTGGATATCGAACCAAAGGAATGTCACCAGCGCGTACCGGTCGTTATCGGAAGTGCCGACGATGTCGCGCTTATCGAGGAGTTCTATCGGGGCAAGCGTTAG